In one window of Henckelia pumila isolate YLH828 chromosome 1, ASM3356847v2, whole genome shotgun sequence DNA:
- the LOC140874305 gene encoding uncharacterized protein, which produces MDVHAWQSILNGCTPLKILDSEGEYIIKLESTWTTDEAQSSSYNAKAINAIFSTVDMRMFGLIADCTTAKDAWDALQEHCEGTESVRRTRLRLLNTKFENLRMNEDETIVDYDKRLREIATEAFDLGGPIANENLVKKVLRSLPERFNGKIWALEEVKDTSKMKLTELISIIQLFEMNSTTQKKDKGKSIAFQVSNDT; this is translated from the coding sequence ATGGATGTGCATGCATGGCAGAGTATCCTCAATGGGTGTACACCTCTGAAGATCTTAGATTCTGAGGGTGAATATATTATCAAGCTAGAATCCACCTGGACTACTGATGAAGCACAAAGTTCGAGCTACAATGCCAAAGCAATTAATGCAATTTTCTCAACCGTGGATATGAGGATGTTTGGACTCATAGCAGATTGCACCACTGCCAAGGACGCATGGGATGCTCTacaagaacactgtgaagggACTGAAAGTGTGAGAAGAACGAGACTAAGATTGCTAAACACAAAATTTGAGAATCTCAGGATGAATGAGGATGAAACTATCGTAGACTATGACAAGCGTCTTAGAGAGATAGCCACGGAGGCTTTTGATCTTGGAGGACCGATTGCAAATGAGAATCTGGTGAAAAAAGTCCTTCGATCTTTACCAGAAAGATTTAATGGAAAAATTTGGGCCCTTGAAGAAGTGAAAGATACTTCAAAGATGAAGTTGACAGAACTTATAAGCATTATTCAATTATTTGAAATGAACTCGACGACACAGAAGAAAGACAAAGGAAAGTCTATAGCCTTTCAAGTTTCAAATGACACATAA